A window from Candidatus Ozemobacteraceae bacterium encodes these proteins:
- a CDS encoding SH3 domain-containing protein — MMPFGRIDTRSCGALLALWFAVLSPAMSAGSEIELKNTMVNLRKGPSTQSEILAQLPPRARVTVVEKTDKWYKVKYCKHVEGFVHGSLVASKATPKAASKRETAPMREPASDAGTELVRQQATIAFARCDWAEVVRLLDETPGVTNISAGEGYMLGIAYRELGRFDRAEASLFRALGEPERSWDATSAEIYRQLLDIQQKRKRWIQVIDTAKRITTHLPAAPWAVKARAEAYLQLRRPAEALAEYQSMLMKNPDEVDAFVGMGRARVDLNDLRGAEADFNTAIRKAPGHEQAYLGLAELQLVKKQALEAEATLRKGVAAAPASKLLKDRLAYLEKARRLAEQRADLQKKRDQLTAKLCSGGIQSCRFTVVAKLKPKLYEIRLDSDEPAFLQTRRSVFSGPGYHEIPLIDTGEIPVRLAPRRGGFVSRARLLKELTDAQAVQYQQTGMELHDVNKALEKIISEQQRHAAAVSG; from the coding sequence ATGATGCCTTTCGGGCGGATCGACACGCGATCCTGCGGCGCCCTGCTTGCTCTTTGGTTCGCGGTTCTGAGCCCGGCGATGTCCGCCGGCAGTGAAATTGAATTGAAGAACACCATGGTCAATCTCAGGAAAGGGCCGTCGACGCAGTCGGAAATTCTCGCTCAATTGCCCCCCCGCGCGCGCGTGACCGTCGTCGAGAAAACCGACAAGTGGTATAAGGTCAAATATTGTAAACACGTCGAGGGATTCGTCCACGGCAGTCTCGTGGCGTCGAAAGCCACTCCGAAAGCCGCGTCGAAACGGGAAACGGCACCAATGCGGGAACCCGCTTCCGATGCCGGCACTGAACTCGTTCGCCAGCAGGCGACGATTGCGTTCGCTCGATGCGACTGGGCAGAAGTCGTTCGCCTGCTCGACGAGACTCCTGGCGTGACGAATATCAGCGCCGGCGAAGGCTACATGCTGGGAATCGCCTATCGCGAGCTCGGCAGGTTCGACCGGGCGGAGGCCTCCCTGTTTCGCGCCCTGGGAGAACCCGAACGGAGCTGGGATGCGACGAGCGCCGAGATCTACCGCCAGCTTCTCGACATCCAACAGAAACGGAAACGCTGGATCCAGGTCATCGATACCGCAAAACGCATCACGACGCACCTTCCAGCGGCTCCCTGGGCCGTCAAGGCAAGGGCGGAAGCCTATCTTCAGCTTCGCAGGCCGGCCGAAGCCCTCGCCGAGTATCAGTCCATGCTCATGAAAAATCCCGACGAAGTGGACGCATTCGTCGGCATGGGGCGTGCACGGGTCGATCTGAACGATCTGCGCGGCGCCGAAGCGGATTTCAATACGGCGATCCGCAAGGCCCCGGGGCATGAACAGGCCTATCTCGGCCTCGCGGAGCTGCAGCTCGTCAAAAAACAGGCGCTCGAAGCCGAAGCCACCCTTCGAAAGGGCGTGGCGGCCGCTCCGGCATCGAAACTGCTGAAAGACCGGCTGGCGTACCTCGAAAAAGCGCGCCGCCTGGCCGAACAACGCGCCGATCTGCAGAAAAAGCGCGATCAGCTGACGGCAAAGCTGTGTTCCGGAGGCATCCAGTCCTGTCGGTTCACCGTCGTCGCGAAGCTCAAGCCGAAACTGTACGAGATCCGGCTCGATTCGGATGAACCGGCGTTCCTTCAGACCCGGCGGTCGGTATTTTCCGGACCGGGGTATCACGAGATTCCTCTGATCGACACCGGAGAAATCCCTGTCCGTCTCGCGCCGAGACGCGGCGGCTTCGTCAGCAGGGCGCGGCTGCTGAAGGAACTGACCGATGCGCAGGCCGTTCAGTATCAGCAGACGGGCATGGAGCTTCACGACGTAAACAAGGCTCTCGAGAAAATCATCAGCGAGCAGCAGCGGCACGCCGCAGCCGTTTCCGGTTGA